One window from the genome of Dioscorea cayenensis subsp. rotundata cultivar TDr96_F1 unplaced genomic scaffold, TDr96_F1_v2_PseudoChromosome.rev07_lg8_w22 25.fasta BLBR01001801.1, whole genome shotgun sequence encodes:
- the LOC120257024 gene encoding zinc finger MYM-type protein 1-like, which yields MGITNWKKALEKFIEHIGAVNSAHNDARVQFQGFQSQRQSVSHQLASHSHEMEVVYHIRLTAILDVTHFLLKQGLPFRGNDESSNSLNKGNFLELLDWYSLRNEEIWKIVNQNAPGNNQLTSPKIQKELANACATEIIRVIVDDIGDNYNSLMIDEA from the coding sequence ATGGGGATCACTAATTGGAAAAAAGCATTGGAAAAATTCATAGAACATATTGGTGCCGTAAATAGTGCGCATAATGATGCGAGAGTACAATTTCAAGGGTTCCAAAGTCAAAGACAAAGTGTGTCTCACCAATTGGCTTCACATTCACATGAGATGGAGGTTGTATATCATATTCGTTTGACGGCAATTTTAGATGTGACTCATTTTCTCTTGAAGCAAGGTTTACCTTTCCGTGGAAATGATGAGTCTTCAAATTCACTAAACAAAGGCAATTTTCTTGAGTTGCTTGATTGGTATAGCCTACGAAATGAAGAGATTTGGAAGATAGTCAATCAAAATGCCCCTGGAAACAATCAATTAACTTCCCCGAAAATTCAAAAGGAGTTGGCAAATGCTTGTGCAACGGAGATTATTcgtgttattgttgatgatattgggGATAATTATAATTCTCTTATGATTGATGAAGCCTAA